The proteins below are encoded in one region of Apostichopus japonicus isolate 1M-3 chromosome 4, ASM3797524v1, whole genome shotgun sequence:
- the LOC139967055 gene encoding uncharacterized protein: MYCMISDTLVLKETPKWTVYQFVKILVRSHTRTERTFTQPGSTLGLELTYIMELNQGLYIIIIGLISMVCLFEGVTSDNVCDDKWKIYHDNCYLFSELFSGTNKENWSNARTECDDRSANLTAIEDQDTWDWVVRQISSLDLSDELWIGLYKSNNVYDWDDGTHPNTSNFFWVEPEHGDTVGPNTCVYATTSGWREALCSERYHYICYKPVPSFASWLDVLVVTLAIIGSIFGLLLLVWVAYSLYPESEISHEKLDKNIQKTDKQEAKEKRHRRSDDDSRIQEDQRSPEVHVNEAYVLDSSTSGSKPDM, encoded by the exons ATGTACTGTATGATCTCTGACACACTGGTACTGAAGGAGACTCCTAAGTGGACCGTTTACCAGTTCGTTAAAATACTCGTTCGATCCCACACACGCACTGAACGAACGTTTACACAGCCTGGGTCGACGCTTGGACTGGAACTCACCTATATAATGGAGCTTAACCAAggattatatattattattatagggCTAATTTCCATGGTCTGCTTATTTGAGG ggGTTACTTCCGATAACGTGTGCGATGACAAATGGAAAATCTACCACGACAATTGTTACTTGTTCAGTGAACTTTTTAGCGGcacaaataaagaaaactgGAGTAATGCTAGAACGGAATGCGATGACAGGTCTGCGAACCTAACAGCTATCGAAGATCAAGATACATGG GATTGGGTCGTTAGACAGATATCTTCCTTAGATTTATCAGATGAGCTGTGGATAGGTCTTTACAAATCAAATAATGTATATGATTGGGACGACGGCACACACCCAAACACCTCCAATTT tttttggGTGGAACCAGAGCATGGTGACACTGTAGGACCAAACACTTGCGTTTACGCAACGACGTCTGGTTGGAGAGAAGCACTATGCAGTGAGAGATATCATTACATCTGTTACAAACCAG TACCCAGTTTTG CTTCTTGGTTGGACGTTTTAGTGGTCACCCTTGCTATTATCGGGAGTATTTTTGGTCTTCTTCTGCTGGTGTGGGTTGCGTATAGTCTCTACCCTGAATCAGAAATCAGTCATGAAAAGCTagataaaaatattcaaaaaactGACAAACAAGAGGCCAAGGAGAAACGGCACAGGAGATCGGACGACGACTCTAGAATACAGGAAGACCAGAGATCTCCAGAGGTACATGTAAATGAAGCATACGTACTGGACAGTTCCACCTCCGGTTCTAAACCCGATATGTAA